In a genomic window of candidate division WOR-3 bacterium:
- a CDS encoding metallophosphoesterase — MNLIGIISDTHDHLIHVRRAIALFNERRVNRVIHCGDIVARFVLEEFSRSQAPLTVVLGNCDGDPPALQESARRLGFEFHLQPVLLELSQRRVFVSHQPLNSVPECDFYLHGHTHRQRYEPGKPVIVNPGEACGWLSGVASVAILDLTTGTVEFPELVTG; from the coding sequence ATGAATCTGATTGGCATCATCTCCGATACCCACGACCATCTGATCCACGTCCGCCGGGCAATTGCACTGTTCAATGAACGCAGGGTGAATCGGGTAATTCACTGCGGTGATATTGTGGCGCGGTTTGTGCTGGAGGAGTTCAGCCGGTCTCAGGCACCGCTGACAGTTGTGCTCGGTAACTGTGATGGTGATCCGCCAGCGCTACAAGAGAGTGCCCGACGACTGGGCTTTGAATTTCATCTTCAGCCGGTGCTTCTGGAGCTGTCACAACGGCGGGTTTTCGTCAGTCATCAACCTCTGAATTCGGTACCGGAGTGCGACTTCTATCTTCATGGCCATACCCACCGGCAGCGGTATGAACCGGGAAAACCGGTAATTGTCAATCCAGGAGAAGCCTGCGGCTGGCTCTCGGGGGTGGCGTCGGTTGCAATTTTGGATCTCACTACCGGGACAGTTGAATTTCCAGAACTTGTTACGGGATGA
- the rsmI gene encoding 16S rRNA (cytidine(1402)-2'-O)-methyltransferase, which translates to MDIEPGLYIVSTPIGNLGDITQRALTVLAGVDLIACEDTRKTGLLLKNFSITNRLISYNEYNKFRRTPEILTVLSQQRAVALVSDAGTPGISDPGFYLIRAAIEQGIRVIPVPGASAILAALVVSGLPSDRFVFEGFLPKRAGRRRKRLAALVDETRTVIFLESARRLIRLLNEIGEVLGDRRVVVCRELTKKYEEIIRGRVSEVLEVLTSRKIKGEVVVVVSGYEERDQGPR; encoded by the coding sequence GTGGATATTGAGCCCGGTCTTTATATAGTTTCAACCCCGATCGGAAACTTAGGAGATATCACTCAGCGGGCGCTGACAGTACTTGCCGGAGTGGACCTGATCGCCTGTGAGGATACTAGGAAGACCGGTCTGCTGCTAAAGAATTTCAGTATTACCAACCGGCTGATTTCCTATAATGAATACAACAAATTCCGCCGGACTCCGGAAATTCTTACTGTTCTCAGTCAACAACGGGCGGTGGCACTGGTCAGTGATGCGGGGACACCCGGAATTTCCGATCCCGGTTTTTATCTAATCCGTGCTGCAATTGAGCAGGGTATCCGGGTGATTCCAGTGCCGGGAGCGTCGGCAATTCTGGCAGCGTTGGTAGTATCAGGTCTGCCTTCTGACCGCTTTGTGTTTGAGGGATTTTTGCCGAAACGTGCCGGCCGGCGCCGGAAGCGACTGGCGGCGCTGGTAGATGAAACAAGGACGGTAATCTTTCTTGAGTCGGCAAGAAGGCTGATCCGACTGCTGAATGAGATCGGAGAGGTGCTGGGTGACCGGAGGGTGGTTGTCTGTCGGGAATTGACGAAAAAATATGAGGAGATAATTCGCGGGCGGGTTTCGGAAGTGCTGGAAGTGCTGACATCAAGGAAGATTAAGGGAGAAGTAGTTGTGGTTGTGAGTGGTTATGAGGAACGAGACCAAGGACCGAGGTAG
- a CDS encoding sigma-70 family RNA polymerase sigma factor, with product MSRKSRTSRSKSRAAERKKARLNTGRKNDIGVPDDGDQQPEWMENILKKAAANHRMTYAELEDMLPDEILMAPDRLEEVIASLDREGIQMVENHEVGEELLLARHGTRPAVQRSDDTTKAYFRELAKLPLLSRDEEVKYSREMEEGYRGLIQYLFDSVPMMRRVIEECRPVEEGTRTLDQIARVEFECLFDKKALARERTRFIRCLREIQKAADRLEELQTKKPTPRVQKEIAEVKRRAFNKIQALSLQHHIINNFLTEFKNVANQAIQLQEKVDHLRARGETAEAELKELKAKLTEARRFLGKRPAQLKRILAEMAACEERILAARDRMIEGNVRLVISIAKRYINRGLEFADLLEEGNVGLIKAVEKFNYRKGFKFSTYATWWIKQAITRAIADQSRTVRVPAHIIDAINKVAKIQRRFLQIEGREPTTAELAQRLSTPKEKLEQLNKIAQFGISIDKPIDDEESSFIGDFIYDDKTASPSHDAAVKLLREKLEEGLKTLTRREEKVLRLRFGLGDNCPRTLEEVGQIFNITRERVRQIEAKALRKLRHPLRLMELEEIMKLLR from the coding sequence ATGAGCAGAAAAAGTCGCACGAGCAGATCGAAATCAAGGGCTGCTGAACGGAAAAAAGCACGATTGAATACCGGGAGGAAGAATGATATCGGCGTACCTGATGACGGTGATCAGCAGCCCGAATGGATGGAGAATATTCTGAAGAAGGCAGCAGCAAATCACCGGATGACCTATGCTGAACTGGAGGACATGCTTCCCGACGAAATTCTGATGGCACCAGACCGGCTGGAGGAGGTGATTGCCAGTCTGGATCGTGAGGGTATTCAGATGGTTGAAAATCATGAGGTGGGCGAGGAACTGCTTCTGGCGCGGCATGGTACCCGTCCGGCGGTTCAGCGCAGCGACGATACAACCAAGGCGTATTTCCGGGAGCTGGCAAAACTGCCACTTTTGAGCCGTGATGAAGAGGTCAAGTATTCCCGGGAGATGGAAGAGGGTTACCGCGGATTGATTCAGTATCTGTTTGATTCCGTGCCGATGATGCGCCGGGTGATTGAAGAATGCCGTCCGGTTGAGGAGGGAACCAGAACGCTGGATCAGATTGCACGGGTGGAGTTTGAATGTCTTTTTGACAAGAAGGCGCTGGCACGGGAGCGAACGCGGTTCATACGCTGTCTCCGGGAGATTCAGAAAGCTGCAGACCGCCTGGAAGAGCTGCAGACAAAGAAACCGACACCAAGAGTACAAAAGGAAATCGCCGAGGTCAAACGCCGGGCATTTAATAAGATTCAGGCGCTATCCCTTCAGCATCATATCATCAACAATTTCCTTACGGAATTCAAAAATGTAGCGAATCAGGCAATCCAGCTTCAGGAGAAGGTTGACCATCTGAGGGCACGGGGTGAGACAGCTGAAGCCGAGCTTAAGGAGTTGAAGGCAAAATTAACTGAAGCCCGGAGATTTCTTGGGAAGAGACCTGCCCAACTCAAACGGATTCTGGCCGAGATGGCTGCCTGTGAGGAGCGGATTCTGGCGGCACGGGACCGGATGATTGAGGGGAATGTCCGACTCGTGATATCAATCGCAAAGCGCTACATCAACCGGGGGCTGGAGTTTGCGGATCTGCTTGAGGAGGGTAATGTCGGGTTGATTAAGGCGGTGGAAAAATTTAATTACCGGAAAGGGTTCAAATTTTCAACTTATGCGACTTGGTGGATCAAACAGGCGATCACCCGGGCGATTGCCGATCAGTCACGAACTGTCCGGGTCCCGGCACATATCATTGATGCCATTAACAAGGTGGCGAAGATTCAGCGCCGTTTTCTGCAGATCGAAGGGCGAGAGCCCACGACCGCCGAACTGGCACAGCGGCTCTCAACACCGAAGGAGAAGCTGGAACAGCTGAATAAAATCGCTCAGTTCGGAATTTCAATTGACAAACCGATTGACGACGAGGAATCCAGCTTCATCGGCGATTTCATCTATGATGACAAAACTGCTTCGCCGTCTCATGATGCTGCGGTCAAGCTGCTCCGGGAGAAGTTGGAGGAGGGGTTGAAGACCCTTACCCGGCGCGAAGAGAAGGTGCTCAGACTGCGGTTCGGACTGGGCGATAACTGCCCCCGGACGCTGGAAGAAGTCGGGCAGATTTTCAACATTACCCGCGAACGCGTCCGCCAGATTGAAGCCAAGGCGCTGCGTAAATTGCGGCATCCATTGCGACTGATGGAGCTGGAAGAAATAATGAAGCTGCTGCGATGA